From the Paenibacillus tianjinensis genome, the window GTAGGTTAATTATCGTAATAATCTCATACTTCATACTGTGACCTCTCGGTAAATTACTGAAAGCCAGTTTTCATGTCCCCTTACACAATAGGAGAATCATCTTTTAAAAGATTTTTTCGTAACTTATCAATAGAAGGGGTAGCCACATTACTCTTTTTGATTAGCATATCAAATTCTTCCTGAAGGCAGATCATCTCGGGTTTTGCTGCGGCTGTATGCTTTGCCATGGCTGTTTCAGCAAACTTTGTGCCCATGATAATTTTAAAAATAGGGGCAATCATAAAAACGGGAAGTTTTAAATAGTGAAGTTTTGAAGGTGTGATTTTAATGCCTAATTTAGTCAACACAGCAAAGCCTTCTTTTATCCCCAGAACCATCAATTTAATATCTGCATATGATTTTGCCAAAGCAAAATTATTACTATTATGTTTATAAAGGGCGTTACCGATACTTGTAACCATTGCCACATGCGTTTTCTGCCACATATCCATGTTACTAGTTACAACTGATGAAATACCGGCACTGTTAAAAATATCTACTATTTTTTGTAGCCTTTCGGTTTTTTGGCCACTGTATTCTGAAAAAGTAGTGGACTGAAAAGCCCGCATGAATCCCTTGCCGATAAAGTAATGTACCCGGCCGTCTACACGTTCTCCTCCTGCGGACGGAAATCCTAGCATCAGGCGGTCACTACCCACTGCATGAACCCATTCGTCATAACCAGATGCCGTATTGACTACAAAGACAATATTTTTTGATATATTTTGAGAAAGTATCGGCAATACACTGCCTATCTGTGTTTTTTGCATTACTACGATTATGTAATCGAAAATATTGTCTGGCAACAGATGTTCAATCAAATTTACCTTTGCAATTTCTTCTCGGTTGTTGCCTGGATTCACGAGAATCACGCCGTTTTGTTTCAGTTCAACAAGTCTTGTCCCCCTTGCAAGGACAGTGATATCATATCCTGACAACGCAAGTCTCCCAGCAAAAATACTCCCGATTGTGCCTGCACCATAAATAAGAATTTTCAAGTGATCTCTCCTCATCGAATAAATAGAAATAGTATGTAGTCCGTTCACGTCTATTCTAATCTTTTTTAAGGTAAAAATAAATTCACGGAAAGGAGATATTTCCCAAATGAGCAGCATGGCTTACCGATTTCTTTTTTCAGATTTATATTTTTTTATGGATTGAGCTGAAATCC encodes:
- a CDS encoding ketopantoate reductase family protein yields the protein MKILIYGAGTIGSIFAGRLALSGYDITVLARGTRLVELKQNGVILVNPGNNREEIAKVNLIEHLLPDNIFDYIIVVMQKTQIGSVLPILSQNISKNIVFVVNTASGYDEWVHAVGSDRLMLGFPSAGGERVDGRVHYFIGKGFMRAFQSTTFSEYSGQKTERLQKIVDIFNSAGISSVVTSNMDMWQKTHVAMVTSIGNALYKHNSNNFALAKSYADIKLMVLGIKEGFAVLTKLGIKITPSKLHYLKLPVFMIAPIFKIIMGTKFAETAMAKHTAAAKPEMICLQEEFDMLIKKSNVATPSIDKLRKNLLKDDSPIV